The Leucobacter sp. UCMA 4100 genome window below encodes:
- a CDS encoding YtxH domain-containing protein, which translates to MKGKVGLVLGFGIGYVLGSRAGRKRYEQIKKTAGNVWNSGPVQTVAQKVTGAVSDQARQAQNFVLGKTQALVHAASAPKRPEDVAVQQKSKADEAVAPKPAGASS; encoded by the coding sequence GTGAAGGGCAAAGTAGGGCTCGTGCTCGGCTTCGGAATTGGTTACGTGCTTGGCTCACGGGCTGGCCGCAAACGGTACGAGCAGATTAAGAAGACCGCGGGAAATGTATGGAACAGCGGTCCGGTTCAGACGGTTGCCCAGAAGGTGACGGGCGCGGTTTCTGACCAGGCTCGCCAGGCACAGAACTTCGTTCTGGGCAAAACCCAGGCCCTCGTGCACGCCGCGTCCGCGCCAAAACGTCCCGAAGACGTTGCCGTGCAGCAGAAGTCGAAGGCTGATGAGGCAGTGGCTCCCAAGCCGGCAGGCGCATCGTCATGA
- a CDS encoding phage holin family protein, with protein MSRKKRSGPSTIELLLRLPQQVIALIKAEYANAKGEIKRGVKKIVIALLFLIVALFFLFWSLAAFGASAILGLANAVSPWLAALIVGGGLVVLAAVAIVVGVMMIKRANPVPEETLGRVSDDVTVATTVRYNTTPDARIHEATEKGGQAAPGKGSVR; from the coding sequence ATGAGTCGCAAGAAACGTTCTGGTCCCTCGACCATTGAGCTCCTGCTGCGGTTGCCGCAACAGGTCATCGCGCTTATCAAAGCCGAGTACGCCAATGCCAAGGGCGAGATCAAGCGCGGCGTCAAGAAGATCGTCATCGCGCTACTCTTCCTCATCGTTGCACTCTTCTTCCTCTTCTGGTCACTCGCTGCCTTCGGTGCCTCAGCGATTCTGGGCCTCGCAAACGCGGTGTCGCCCTGGCTTGCGGCACTCATTGTTGGCGGTGGCCTCGTCGTGCTCGCGGCAGTAGCAATTGTGGTCGGTGTCATGATGATCAAACGGGCCAACCCCGTTCCCGAAGAGACCCTCGGCCGTGTTTCAGACGATGTGACGGTCGCGACGACCGTGCGCTACAACACGACCCCCGACGCACGCATTCACGAGGCAACCGAGAAGGGCGGCCAAGCAGCGCCCGGAAAGGGGTCGGTACGATGA
- a CDS encoding uroporphyrinogen-III synthase, with product MSDSTQALEGLRVLVPRGGTWGEIVSRVLRNHGANTVISPLVDFASSGEEAKLVEALHRLEAGEFDWLTATNPTVVNVLRHHNTVIPTHTQLAVVGDATEAAFVAEGYEVARTPEGENTAEGLLQTWPEITGEKLRVLTLRSNVAKPVVTAGLIDRGHSVTQIVAFRTVGVPASVHTREDVESGHINVLLVATPQIAHEVKNQFADRPESTLIACVGPNTREEAKRIGLRVDDGDEHPQVNQIIDAVESVIDYSDTLD from the coding sequence ATGTCTGATTCAACACAGGCACTCGAGGGTCTCCGAGTGCTGGTGCCCAGGGGAGGAACCTGGGGTGAGATCGTTTCTCGCGTGCTGCGCAATCATGGGGCAAACACCGTTATTTCTCCGCTCGTAGACTTTGCGAGCTCAGGCGAAGAAGCCAAACTGGTCGAAGCGTTGCATCGGCTTGAGGCCGGCGAGTTTGACTGGCTTACTGCAACGAACCCGACGGTGGTCAACGTGCTTCGGCACCACAACACCGTGATTCCTACGCACACGCAGCTCGCGGTCGTCGGTGACGCCACCGAGGCCGCGTTTGTTGCAGAGGGCTACGAGGTCGCTCGCACCCCAGAGGGCGAGAACACCGCCGAGGGGCTTCTGCAAACCTGGCCCGAGATTACGGGCGAGAAGCTGCGCGTTTTGACGCTGCGCTCGAACGTCGCGAAGCCCGTCGTGACGGCGGGGCTCATCGACCGGGGTCACTCGGTCACTCAGATCGTTGCCTTTCGCACCGTCGGCGTTCCCGCCTCGGTGCACACGCGAGAAGACGTCGAGTCGGGCCACATCAATGTCTTGCTCGTCGCGACCCCGCAAATCGCTCACGAGGTGAAGAACCAGTTTGCCGACAGGCCTGAATCGACGCTCATCGCATGCGTTGGGCCCAATACGCGTGAAGAGGCCAAGCGCATCGGCCTTCGCGTTGACGATGGCGATGAGCACCCGCAGGTGAACCAGATTATTGACGCCGTTGAATCGGTGATCGACTACAGCGACACGCTCGACTAG